In the Hordeum vulgare subsp. vulgare chromosome 7H, MorexV3_pseudomolecules_assembly, whole genome shotgun sequence genome, one interval contains:
- the LOC123412182 gene encoding early nodulin-93-like isoform X1, with protein MSSVTSAHLDHKLALAKRCSREATLAGAKAAAVATVASAVPTLASVRMLPWAKANLNPTGQALIVCTVAGMAYFIAADKTILSLARRHSYESAPDHLKDTSFHGAAAVAAHPRPSAFFRP; from the exons ATGTCGTCGGTCACCAGCGCCCACCTCGACCACAAGCTCGCCCTCGCCAAACGCTGCTCCAGAG AGGCGACGCTTGCCGGAGCCAAGGCGGCGGCCGTCGCCACCGTCGCGTCTGCAGTCCCGACG CTGGCCAGCGTGCGGATGCTGCCGTGGGCCAAGGCCAACCTCAACCCCACCGGCCAGGCCCTCATCGTCTGCACCGTCGCCGGGATGGCCTACTTCATCGCCGCCGACAAGACCATCCTGTCGTTGGCCAGGAGGCACTCGTACGAGAGCGCACCCGACCACCTCAAGGACACCTCCTTCCATggcgccgccgccgtagccgccCATCCCCGTCCGTCGGCATTCTTCAGGCCATGA
- the LOC123412181 gene encoding very-long-chain 3-oxoacyl-CoA reductase 1-like produces the protein MGADTLLRQQPAWFVSMAILGALYVAAVACRLLHTFGLALSLRQPKDLRRRYGAWAVVTGPTSGIGRSMALELARRGLNLVLVGRDPAKLQDIAGTASDAHGVQTKTVLFDFSLVSTPQGEEEMGRLRQAVEGLEVGVLVNNAGVATPHATYLHEADADAWVKMIRVNLCAVTEVTAAVLPGMVGRGRGAVVNIGSGAAEALPSYPLYSVYAATKRYVSHFSRSLYVEYSGKGIDVQCQAPLYVDTKMVTNMVTRGAGLLSRLIVPTSDAYAGAAARWIGFRRPVCMPNLGHRLQWCLCHYVPDRVLAAHRLRENLRQRDVFQRLRSPSGDDGH, from the exons ATGGGCGCAGACACTCTGCTCCGGCAGCAGCCGGCATGGTTCGTCTCGATGGCCATCCTCGGCGCCCTCTACGTCGCCGCCGTCGCGTGCCGCCTCCTCCACACCTTCGGCCTCGCGCTCAGTCTGCGCCAGCCCAAGGACCTTCGCCGCCGCTACGGGGCGTGGGCCGTGGTCACCGGCCCGACGTCCGGCATAGGCCGCTCCATGGCCCTGGAGCTGGCGCGGCGCGGCCTAAACCTCGTCCTCGTCGGCCGCGACCCTGCCAAGCTCCAGGACATCGCCGGAACCGCCTCCGACGCCCACGGCGTGCAGACCAAGACCGTGCTGTTCGACTTCTCCCTCGTCTCCACTCCTCAAG gggaggaggagatggggcggCTCCGGCAGGCGGTGGAGGGGCTGGAGGTGGGCGTGCTGGTGAACAACGCCGGCGTGGCGACGCCACACGCAACGTACCTCCACGAGGCCGACGCGGATGCGTGGGTGAAGATGATCCGGGTGAACCTGTGCGCCGTGACGGAGGTGACGGCGGCCGTTCTGCCCGGCATGGTGGGGCGCGGGAGGGGCGCCGTCGTCAACATCGGCTCCGGCGCGGCGGAGGCGCTGCCCTCCTACCCGCTCTACTCCGTCTACGCCGCTACCAAGCGCTACGTGTCTCACTTCTCCAGGAGCCTCTACGTCGAGTACAGCGGCAAAGGAATCGACGTGCAGTGCCAGGCCCCGTTGTACGTGGACACGAAGATGGTGACCAACATGGTGACGCGGGGGGCAGGCCTCCTGTCGCGGCTGATCGTGCCGACGTCGGACGCGTACGCCGGCGCGGCGGCGCGCTGGATCGGGTTCCGCCGCCCGGTCTGCATGCCCAACCTCGGCCACCGGCTGCAGTGGTGCCTCTGCCACTACGTCCCGGATCGCGTACTCGCCGCGCACCGCCTCCGCGAGAACCTCCGGCAACGGGACGTCTTCCAGCGGCTCAGGTCACCATCAGGCGACGACGGTCATTAG